The nucleotide window GTGTATGATTTTATTACAGGATCATGTATTTTAATGTCATTTGAGGTTTTAGAGACTGTTGGTGTGATGTATTGTGATTATTTCATGTACTGGGAGGATGTAGACTGGTCTGCTACAGCACGAGAATATGGATATAAATTAAGAATATGTGATAGGACATCTATCTATCATAAGGAAGGTGCATCAATAAAATCACTTAAGAGAATATATTATCATACACGTAACAGGATATGGTATATGAAACGTCATAGTAGTCGAAATATTTACTATAAATTCCTAATTTACATAGTGTTGTATGTAATGAAGGAATCAGTTATGAATATAGCAAAAAACACACAATATTCAAAGATATTAATAAAAGCATTAATTGATGGACTAAGAAATAAAAAAAGAATAATCTAAAAAAAATTAGGGGATTAAATTTTTTTAAAGTAATTTTATAATGGGGATAATAAAAGTGAAGAAGAAATTAAAAATAGCAGTATTTCATAATCTTCCATCAGGAGGAGCAAAAAGATCACTATATACATACATAGACTACCTAACACAAAATGGACACACAGTAGATGTATACATACCATCAACAGCAAATGAAGACTACCTGCCACTTGAGCCAATAGCAACAAACATGTACATATACGATGTAAAACCAAGCTTTTGGCGTGAGAAAATCTACTCAATATTTTCATATGTACCAGCAATAATCAAGCGAGAATCAGTAAAAAATGTCTTCAAAGCAGAAAAACAAATAGCAGAAGATCTAAACAACTCAGACTATGACATAGTATACTGTGAACAAGATCAATTTACAATGACACCAATAATCTTCAAATATCTAAAAGTACCAAATCTCTACTACTGTCAACAACCAGTAAGAGCAGATGTAATACTAAAGAAAGTAAATGATAAAAAGCCAAAATCAGGAATCTTTAATCATCCACTAATAAAGCCATTTGCACAGTACTACGTTGAATATGTAGAATCACAAAACTACCAACAAGACTATGACTTTGCACAGTACTCAGAAAATCTACTTGCAAATTCATACTTTAGTCATGAATCAATACTAAAACAGTATGGAAAAAATGCATATGTATCATATATTGGTGTTGATACAACAAAATTCAAGCCACTTGACCTTGAGCGTGAAAACTTTGTACTTTCTGTTGGAACATGCATACCACCAAAAGGATATGATTTTCTAATAAATTCAATAGCAAAAATAGATGAAAAACAAAGACCAGAACTAGTGGTAGTAGGAAACAGTGGAGATGAAGGATGGGTAAACTATCTTAAAGATCTAGCCGAAAAACAGGGTGTGAAACTTGATATTATGTCAATGATATCAGATGAAGATCTTATACGTCTTTATAACATGGCAAAGGCTGTTGTATATGCACCATATCTTGAACCATTCGGCTATGTGCCACTTGAGGCAATGGCATGTGGAACACCTGTTGTTGGTGTAAAAGAGGGTGGAATAAAAGAAACTGTAAAACATAACAAGACAGGAATTCTAACACAACGTGATGAACAAGACTTTGCAGATGCAATTGTTAAATTATTTAATGATAAACAACTATGGGATAAACTTGCAGCAAATGGTAAAGCATATGTAAATTCATTCTGGACACTAGATGCTGCAGGTGAAAGATTACTTAAAAATATGTATCGTATAATAGATAAAAAATAGGTGATAGGGTATGAAGCCATTAGTTTCTATAATACTTCTTAACTGGAATGGATATGATGATACACTTGAAGCATTAGAGTCATTATATCAGATAAATTATCCAAATTATAATGTGATTGTTGTTGATAATGCATCAAGTAACGATTCAATAGATAAAATATTAGACTATGCAAAAGGAAATATTGAAGTACAAACTAAGTATACAAACTACATTAAAGATACAAAGCCAATTGATGTTATAAGATTAGATGAAGATGAACTTAACCATAAAGTTGACTACACAACAGTTGGTGATGATAAAAAATTACTTTTAATTGAAAATCATGACAACTATGGTTTTGCACGTGGAAATAACATTGCAATTGACTATACAATGAAGTATGATGAGCCTGAATATGTGCTTCTTTTAAATAATGATACAATTGTAGATCCTAACTTTCTTATTAGGATGATTGATGTTGCAACTGCTGATGAAACTATTGGTCTGCTTGGTCCTAAGTTTTATTATTATGACTATGAAGGTTCACACAATGAAATATGGTGTGTTGGAAGTGTTGTAGATCTTGATCATTACCCAGGACATCATAGTATAATGGAGGAGGAAAACTATGATTTATCACGTAGTGTTGTTGAATGTGACTGGGTTTCAGGTGCTGGTGCTTTAATTAAATCTGAGGCAATTAGTAATGGTGAATATCTTGATACTAACTTCTTCTTCGGATGTGAAGATGTTGATTTAGCTGTTCGTCTTAAAGAGGCAGGATACAGTGTAGTTACTGTTATGGATTCAATAATATGGCATAAGGTTGGTATGTCACGCCATAAGAGTTCTGTATTTAAAAGAGAAAAAAATCATATTAAGACAAATCTTGCATTTATTAAAAAGCATAAGGACGATTACTACTTAAATCTTCCAAAGTATATCTTCCAGATTGCAATGAATTATGTAAGGGCTTTGCTTAATAAATTCTAATCTCCCTCAACTACTTTTTTTTATATTTTTATTTTATAATTTATCATGAATTATCATACTAAATCTTGGTATTTTTCCAAAAATTTTACATAAATGTTGTGGATCTTCCCAAATTTATTGATATTTTGGGAAATTTACCAACATCTTTATATTAATTATGTAATATAAATAATATCTAAATAGATTTACTTTTTAAAGAGATGAAAAAATTATGGATGAAACAGATGAAAAAATATTGGCAAAACTAGTAGAAAATTCGAGAATGCCCATATCAAAAATATCTGCTCAAACAGGAATACCTGACTCAACAGTATCAAACAGACTAAAAAAACTAGAAAAAAGCAATATAATCGATAAATACACAACAATCCTAAATCCAGAAGAATTAGGAATCAATGTAGCAGCAATCATAATCATACAAACAGAAACAGAAAAACATGAAAATGTAGAAAAAGAACTACCAAAACTAACAGAAGTATCACAAGTATATAGTGTATCAGGTGAGTATGATATTTTAATAAAACTATGGGCACATTCACTAGATGAGTTAAATGACATAATTAACTCAAAAATAAGAACAATTGATGGAATAGAAGAGTTAAGAGAATTAATAATAATGGATGTTTTAAAAGAAGAACAACTATCAATTTAGAAAATAAAATTTTAGAAGATCATCATAAAAAAAATAAAATAAAATTTTACACAAAATTCTCTAAACCCTAGATGTAAAATATAACAAAAAAAATAAATTATGTGCGGTGGTGATCTTTCACAATGTACCTTTCAGAACTTTTAAATAAAAAAGTAGTATCAGATGAAGATGAAAAATATGGAAAAGTAAAAGATATAGTAATTTCATCTGATAGAACATACCCAAAAATTGAGGCATTAAAAATAAAGGCAAATGGAGAACCATACTTTATACCCTCAAGATACATTAAAAAAATAACACCAAAAAAAGTTATACTCACACATAACATTGAAGATATAAAACAATACCCAAAACAGGACTCTGTAATAAAACTATCACGAGACATACTAGATAGACAAGTAGTAGATATGGAAGGAAGTAAAATCCGTCGTGTAAATGATGTCGAAATATCATATAAAAATGGTAATTACTTCATAATAGGTGTAGATATAGGGATCAATGGACTATTTAGAAGACTAGGACTTGAAGCAGTATCTAAGAGGCTACACCCAGAAAACAATATCATATCATGGAAAGATATTGATTCACTAGATTTTTCAAATTTAAAACTTAATGTACCAAAGGAAAAACTAACAAAACTACATCCTGCTGACATTGCAGAAATAGTGGACAATCTTGGAATATCAGATTCAATAAGTATACTAAATTCCCTTGATGATGAATCAGCAGCAGATGCATTTGAGGAAATTTCACCAGAAAAACAGAGAACTCTACTTACTGAAATGGAGAAAAAACAGGCAGCAGATCTTATTGATGAAATGTCACCCGATGATGCAGCAGACCTTCTTGCATCAATATCAGATGAGAAGAAAGAAGAAATTCTACGTCTTATGGATCCAGAAGAATCACATGAACTACGTGAACTTCTAGAATACCCTGAAAATACAGCAGGGGGAATAATGACAACAGAATATGCATCAATAAAGGGTAATATGACAACATTTGATGTACTTCAAAGAATTAGAAAAATTGCAGACGATGTAGAAACAATATACTACATCTACATATTATCTGAAGATGACCTACTAAAAGGTGTAATAACAATGCGAGAACTACTTCTTGCAGAAGATGATGTGCCAATATATAGTTATATGAATAAGGATGTAATATCTGCAAATACTAATGAAGAACAAGATGAAGTAGCACGTATGATTGCAAAATATAATCTTATTGCAATACCTGTTGTTGATGATGATAATATAATGAAGGGAATTGTAACAGTAGATGATGCAATCGATATAATTCTACCAACAGCATGGAAAAAACGTATTCCTAAAATGTTTAGATAAATTGGGGAGGGTGTATATTTGTCATTTAAAGAAAAAATAAAATCAAAAATAGCACAATATCCAACAATTGCATCTATTGTAATGTTTCTTAGTGTATTAGGTCCTGGACTAATAACAGCACTTGTTGATAATGATTCAGCTGGTATATTTACATACAGTCTTGCTGGTGCAAACTATGGATATAACCTGATATGGACATTTATTCCAATGATATTTTCATTAATTGTAGCCCAGGAGATGGGTGTACGTATGGGAATAATATCAGGTAAGGGTCTTGCAAGCCTGATACGTGAAAAGGTAGGTGTAAAGCTTACCATGCTTATAATGATAGGACTTCTGGCTGCAAACTTTGGAACAACACTTGCTGAGTTTTCAGGAATTGTAGTTTCATCCCAGGTATTTGGAATACCAGAACTTATTACAGTACCACTTTCTGCTATATTAATATGGCTTCTTGTAATTAAGGGTAATTATAAGAATGTTGAAAAGATCTTCATAGGATTATCTTTCATCTATGTATCATATATCATAGCAGGTCTTATGGCACATCCTGACTGGTCTCAGGTATCAGCTGCTGTAATTCCACACATACAATACAATCTACCATATATTGTGATGGTTGTAGGTCTTATTGGTACAACTATTGCTCCATGGATGCAGTTCTATTTACAATCATCAGTTGTTGAAAAAGGTGTAAGTCGTGATGAACTTAAATATTCAAGAATTGAATCAATAATTGGTCCTATTCTCACTGGTGTTGTAGCATTATTCATACTTCTTGCATGTGCTGCTACAATATTTAAAACAGGAGTTCCTGTAAGTAATGTTGCAGATGTTGCAAATGCATTAATTCCTGTTGCAGGAGAATATGCAGGTATTATATTTGCTATAGGTTTCCTTAATGCATCACTTTTTAGTGCAATTATTCTTCCTCTTTCAACATCATATTATGTATGTGAAAGTCTTGGATTTGAAACAGGAATATCTAAAACATTTAAGGAAGCTCCAGTATTTCATGGACTTTATGCTGGAATGATCTTTATATGTGCAATTGTTATATTAATACCAAATATTCCACTTGCTGATATTTTACTATTTTCACAGGTAATAAATGGTTTAATTCTTCCTATAATCTTAGTATTAATGCTTGTTATTATCAATGATAAAAGTATTATGGGAGAATATGTAAACTCAAAATGGTATAATTATATAGCATGGGCAATAACAATTATAATTACAATTCTTGTAGTTATTATGATTGTAACAAGCTTCATACCAGGACTTGCAATAGTCTAAAAAAAAAGAGTAAATTAAAGGTTTGGTGTTTAAAGGTTTTATTTAGTGTGGACTTTTAAATACTTAAAATTATTATTTTTTTTTCACACTTTTCTATTTTTTTTTATATTAATTTAGCATTTATTAGTGTTATATCTTCAAAGAATTGATGTTCAACAGCTCCAATTGATGCAACATATCCATTTTCATTAAGATATTTTAGTGTTTTTTCATTGTTACTTAGTGATGATTGTATAAGTTGTATTCGTCCATTATCTTTTAGGTATTTTTTTGCATCTTTGAGGAATCTGTCAATAACACTACGTCCATCTGCTCCTCCATCCCATGCTTTTGAGTAGTCATCATCATCTAGGTGTTCATCGTCTGTTACTGGTAGATATGGTGTGTTAAATAGTATTAGATCGAATTTTTCTTTTATATTTTCAAATAAGTCACTTTCAATTATTGTAGTGTTTTTGATGTTATTTAGTTTTACATTTTCTTGTGCACATTTTATTGCATGTTTATTTATGTCAACACCTACAACTTCTTTTGCACTCATTGCTGCTTTTATACTTACTATTCCTGTTCCTACTCCAATTTCTAGAACTTTGTCATCTTCTTTAACTTCGAGGTTATCTATGAAAAGAAATGTATCTTCAGCTGGTGGATATACCTCATCACATTCATTATATTCTATATCATCGTATCTCATAATAATTCACCAATAATGTTTGATATTTCAAGTATTTCTTCAGGTTTTAGTTTGAATACTTTAACGTCAAGTAAAGGATTTTCAACCTCATCAAGTAATGCTTTTAGTTGTTTTTTATCAGATCCAAACTCATGTGCTGATTGAATAAGTGCTTTTTTTGCCTTTTTATTTCTATGCTGGAAAAGAGCACGTATAGTATCATCAAATAATTCTGGAATTTCAACATCACAGTTGTGTGGTATTAATTCAACAACAGCACTGTTAACTTTTGGCTGTGGAATAAATGCTGATGGTGGAAGTGTATCAATAATTTGACAACTACACCTGAAATATAATCCTACAGAAAGTCTTGAATATTCATGTGTATCTTCTTTTGCTGACATTCTCTTTGCAAATTCAAGCTGATACATAAGTGTAGCTTTTTTAAATGGATATTTAAGAAGCTTAAATGTAACAGGTGATGAAATCTGGTATGGAAGATTTGAAACTACCTTATCAAAGCTTGGAAAGTCAATTTTTAGTGCATCATCATTGATAAGTTCAATATTATCAATCTTCTCTTTAATAATTCTTTGACGTAGAATATCACATATTATTGGATCTTTTTCAATTGCAATAACTTTTTTTGCCTTTTTTGCCATTGGAATTGTCATAGTTCCAATACCTGCACCAATTTCAAGAATTGTTTCATCAGGCTGAATATCAGCATTTTCTAGAATCTTTTCAAGTTTATTATTATCAATTAAGTAGTTTTGACTTTTATTTTTATCAAGTCTAATATTGTATTTTTTAAGAATTTCTCTGGTATTTTCTGCCATAATATAATTACCTTTAATTTATCTTTTTTTTCATAAAATAGTTTAGTTAATTTTGTAAAATAAGTTTCTTTAATTAAAATTAGATTTGTTTTTGGTGGTTTATTAAGAAATTTATAAATTTTTAAAAAAAGTTTTAAAGAAAGATTTTATCGATATTGATCGATTAGATCTAATATTTTTTCTAAAACATCAGTTTCGATAGTTCCTCTTTCTTTTGTAAATATTAATCTGAGGTCATCCATGTCTTCAGGCATAATATCTACAACTTTAACTGCTTGTCTTGGGCTGATATACTCTTCGAGTTTACCTCTTAATTCTTTAGCATCTTCAGCATCAAGAAGAGCAAATTTATTGACATAGTCAATAGTTAAGTTTTGTTCATATGTGAATTGGCGGCCATCGACTTCGTTGTTCTCATCCACTTTTTCTTCTACTTTTTGCATTAGAATTTCTCTTGCTTCAGATATTGTTATAGGTTCACTATCAATGACTTTTTTTCCAATCATCATAATCACTCTTGTAATTTAAGATGTTCTGGTCTTATAATTAATTCTTTTGGTTTGTTACCGTCTTTAATACCTACAAGGTATGCTTTTCCTTTTTGTCCAACAATTTCCCCAGTTTTTCCGTGGAATCTTGGGTGTGGTTGTCCTTTTTGGATACTTGAATCAATTATTATGTGTACTTTATTTCCATCTTCAAATACTTGTATTTTTCTGGATATTGGATTAGCACGACTTGGTCTTATACTTTTTTTAAGTTTATATCTTGATCGGCTTTTTAATCCTTTTGATTTTCTCATCTTATCATCTCAACAATGTTATGTAGAATTTAAAATTCTTTTAAATTTTTTTAGGTTTTTTTTAGGATTTTGTGAAGTTTTAATTTAGGTTTTTTTCTCACAATTAATCCAATTTAGGTTTTTTTTAGGTTTTTTTTAATTAAATAGTCAAATACTTATGACTTGCTAATTATAATGTTAAGAATACTAAATTCTAGAGTTGTTGTTTTTATGAATACCTTTTTTTAGATATAAAAAAATATATTCTTAGAGTTTAAGAAAGAAATTTAGTTTTTAATTAAACATAGTTTTGTTTTTATTCCAAGATTACTAATTTTTAAATAATTAGTCTATGTTTTAATATTGTATAATATTTATTATCTTTATTGTTTATAAGTATAACTATTTTGATAATAAAAAAAATATTCAAAAATATTATTCTGGAATATGTACTTCTATAACATCAAGCTGTGTGCATAATGCTTTATTACCTGTAATAGAGCTTACATTTGGCTGTGTTCGTCCATCGTCTCCAGAAATTAACTCTTTGATATATAATCCGCCTTGACATTTAATTTGTAATCTTAGTTTTTTAGAATTTATTCTTTCAACTTCAAGAGAATAAATACTACGTTGACGTACAAGGTCTGCACGACGATGCATTACACGCTGTGGTGTTTGTTGATTAATAATTTCAAGTTTTTCAATCTTTGCAATATCATTACTTGTAACACCATTTTCAAATTCAGCAATGGCAGAGTAAACCTTATAGCTTTCTGTTGAACTATTTTTAACTTCAGCCTTTCTTTCTTTAGTTGTAAATTTAAGTGAATTAACAGATACAGAACCTACATTTTCTGTATTTATACGCTCTTGTAGTTCATCAAGGTCAATTATACGATTAAATGGATGTTTTATTTCAAGTACAAATGGTCTTCCCTCACCAAGCATCAATACATCAATATCTTCACGTCCTGATCCATGAAATTTGGATTCACTACCATTTGTCATTTCAAGTGCAGGCTTTGCAATAAGACCTTCAACTGTACGTTTATATTGTTGTCCTGTATGATCACATGCATCACATCCATGACCTTTACACTTACTACATGGCCATTTTGTCTGTGGAATTCCACGTTCATATTTACAATATTTACCTTCAATAAAAAGTGGATTTACATCAATAAAGACACTAACTCCTGCAACTTCCTCATGAAGAGGATTATCATATGGTTTAGAACGTAGCTTTACCATTATTACAACTTCAGGATTGTCATAGTCAATAGTTTTATTAAGTTCACTTTTTAGCATATCACACATTTCATACTTTATCTGATTTCTAAGATTGTTCTTACCAAAGTATGGTGCTTTTTTATGTATTGCACGTTCCTGTTTGAGAATGTCATTATCACTAATTTTTGCAGCAATGAGTGCTGAATTAAATGTAACACCTAAGATTTCAATTTTATGCTTTATCATGTCAAATATCTTATCAAGATGTAACATTACATTACCACAAAGATCACATACTTCTCCTTCTTTTATAGTTGGAATTATAGCATTTTGGCGTCTTTGCTTGTTAGGATAGATACGCTTAAGACATTTATGACAGATTTTATATTCATCTGTTTTCTGGATTTGCTGTTGTGTCAATTAAATACTCCTTTATCTTATGTTTTTTTTGAAAAATTACTAAAATTAAGCCAATATTTTCATAATAATGTTTTTTAATTTTTATTAAATTATTTTATAACATTTTTTTGAATCAACTATATTTTTGATATTATTAGTTTTCTAAATTATTATATTTTAAGTTAAATATATTTAGATATATTAAAGATAAGGTGTGTGGGTATAGATGGACTCGGAGATAAATCTTGATTCATTTGATAAAAATAAGATAAAAAGAGCAAAGGAAATTATAATTGAAAATAATCTCTTTGATGATGAATACTATGAATTAAACTATCCAAATACAATAGCTGAAGCTGATGATCTGTTAGAACACTACTTAACTGTTGGATATAAACTTG belongs to Methanosphaera sp. and includes:
- a CDS encoding CBS domain-containing protein; amino-acid sequence: MYLSELLNKKVVSDEDEKYGKVKDIVISSDRTYPKIEALKIKANGEPYFIPSRYIKKITPKKVILTHNIEDIKQYPKQDSVIKLSRDILDRQVVDMEGSKIRRVNDVEISYKNGNYFIIGVDIGINGLFRRLGLEAVSKRLHPENNIISWKDIDSLDFSNLKLNVPKEKLTKLHPADIAEIVDNLGISDSISILNSLDDESAADAFEEISPEKQRTLLTEMEKKQAADLIDEMSPDDAADLLASISDEKKEEILRLMDPEESHELRELLEYPENTAGGIMTTEYASIKGNMTTFDVLQRIRKIADDVETIYYIYILSEDDLLKGVITMRELLLAEDDVPIYSYMNKDVISANTNEEQDEVARMIAKYNLIAIPVVDDDNIMKGIVTVDDAIDIILPTAWKKRIPKMFR
- a CDS encoding HemK2/MTQ2 family protein methyltransferase; translation: MRYDDIEYNECDEVYPPAEDTFLFIDNLEVKEDDKVLEIGVGTGIVSIKAAMSAKEVVGVDINKHAIKCAQENVKLNNIKNTTIIESDLFENIKEKFDLILFNTPYLPVTDDEHLDDDDYSKAWDGGADGRSVIDRFLKDAKKYLKDNGRIQLIQSSLSNNEKTLKYLNENGYVASIGAVEHQFFEDITLINAKLI
- a CDS encoding glycosyltransferase family 4 protein; translation: MKKKLKIAVFHNLPSGGAKRSLYTYIDYLTQNGHTVDVYIPSTANEDYLPLEPIATNMYIYDVKPSFWREKIYSIFSYVPAIIKRESVKNVFKAEKQIAEDLNNSDYDIVYCEQDQFTMTPIIFKYLKVPNLYYCQQPVRADVILKKVNDKKPKSGIFNHPLIKPFAQYYVEYVESQNYQQDYDFAQYSENLLANSYFSHESILKQYGKNAYVSYIGVDTTKFKPLDLERENFVLSVGTCIPPKGYDFLINSIAKIDEKQRPELVVVGNSGDEGWVNYLKDLAEKQGVKLDIMSMISDEDLIRLYNMAKAVVYAPYLEPFGYVPLEAMACGTPVVGVKEGGIKETVKHNKTGILTQRDEQDFADAIVKLFNDKQLWDKLAANGKAYVNSFWTLDAAGERLLKNMYRIIDKK
- a CDS encoding 50S ribosomal protein L21e, with translation MRKSKGLKSRSRYKLKKSIRPSRANPISRKIQVFEDGNKVHIIIDSSIQKGQPHPRFHGKTGEIVGQKGKAYLVGIKDGNKPKELIIRPEHLKLQE
- a CDS encoding RNA polymerase Rpb4 family protein — encoded protein: MMIGKKVIDSEPITISEAREILMQKVEEKVDENNEVDGRQFTYEQNLTIDYVNKFALLDAEDAKELRGKLEEYISPRQAVKVVDIMPEDMDDLRLIFTKERGTIETDVLEKILDLIDQYR
- the rsmA gene encoding 16S rRNA (adenine(1518)-N(6)/adenine(1519)-N(6))-dimethyltransferase RsmA, which produces MAENTREILKKYNIRLDKNKSQNYLIDNNKLEKILENADIQPDETILEIGAGIGTMTIPMAKKAKKVIAIEKDPIICDILRQRIIKEKIDNIELINDDALKIDFPSFDKVVSNLPYQISSPVTFKLLKYPFKKATLMYQLEFAKRMSAKEDTHEYSRLSVGLYFRCSCQIIDTLPPSAFIPQPKVNSAVVELIPHNCDVEIPELFDDTIRALFQHRNKKAKKALIQSAHEFGSDKKQLKALLDEVENPLLDVKVFKLKPEEILEISNIIGELL
- a CDS encoding Lrp/AsnC family transcriptional regulator, coding for MDETDEKILAKLVENSRMPISKISAQTGIPDSTVSNRLKKLEKSNIIDKYTTILNPEELGINVAAIIIIQTETEKHENVEKELPKLTEVSQVYSVSGEYDILIKLWAHSLDELNDIINSKIRTIDGIEELRELIIMDVLKEEQLSI
- a CDS encoding divalent metal cation transporter, with amino-acid sequence MSFKEKIKSKIAQYPTIASIVMFLSVLGPGLITALVDNDSAGIFTYSLAGANYGYNLIWTFIPMIFSLIVAQEMGVRMGIISGKGLASLIREKVGVKLTMLIMIGLLAANFGTTLAEFSGIVVSSQVFGIPELITVPLSAILIWLLVIKGNYKNVEKIFIGLSFIYVSYIIAGLMAHPDWSQVSAAVIPHIQYNLPYIVMVVGLIGTTIAPWMQFYLQSSVVEKGVSRDELKYSRIESIIGPILTGVVALFILLACAATIFKTGVPVSNVADVANALIPVAGEYAGIIFAIGFLNASLFSAIILPLSTSYYVCESLGFETGISKTFKEAPVFHGLYAGMIFICAIVILIPNIPLADILLFSQVINGLILPIILVLMLVIINDKSIMGEYVNSKWYNYIAWAITIIITILVVIMIVTSFIPGLAIV
- a CDS encoding tRNA pseudouridine(54/55) synthase Pus10, whose product is MTQQQIQKTDEYKICHKCLKRIYPNKQRRQNAIIPTIKEGEVCDLCGNVMLHLDKIFDMIKHKIEILGVTFNSALIAAKISDNDILKQERAIHKKAPYFGKNNLRNQIKYEMCDMLKSELNKTIDYDNPEVVIMVKLRSKPYDNPLHEEVAGVSVFIDVNPLFIEGKYCKYERGIPQTKWPCSKCKGHGCDACDHTGQQYKRTVEGLIAKPALEMTNGSESKFHGSGREDIDVLMLGEGRPFVLEIKHPFNRIIDLDELQERINTENVGSVSVNSLKFTTKERKAEVKNSSTESYKVYSAIAEFENGVTSNDIAKIEKLEIINQQTPQRVMHRRADLVRQRSIYSLEVERINSKKLRLQIKCQGGLYIKELISGDDGRTQPNVSSITGNKALCTQLDVIEVHIPE
- a CDS encoding glycosyltransferase family 2 protein; translated protein: MKPLVSIILLNWNGYDDTLEALESLYQINYPNYNVIVVDNASSNDSIDKILDYAKGNIEVQTKYTNYIKDTKPIDVIRLDEDELNHKVDYTTVGDDKKLLLIENHDNYGFARGNNIAIDYTMKYDEPEYVLLLNNDTIVDPNFLIRMIDVATADETIGLLGPKFYYYDYEGSHNEIWCVGSVVDLDHYPGHHSIMEEENYDLSRSVVECDWVSGAGALIKSEAISNGEYLDTNFFFGCEDVDLAVRLKEAGYSVVTVMDSIIWHKVGMSRHKSSVFKREKNHIKTNLAFIKKHKDDYYLNLPKYIFQIAMNYVRALLNKF